In Coregonus clupeaformis isolate EN_2021a chromosome 7, ASM2061545v1, whole genome shotgun sequence, one genomic interval encodes:
- the LOC123491220 gene encoding mitogen-activated protein kinase 1-like, whose translation MADSSNSAAAAGATGSNTGASGAVAPEGATGAAGIKPVLEVVKGQNFDVGPRYVNLSYIGEGAYGMVCSAHDGMTDSRVAIKKISPFEHQTYCQRTLREIKILLRFRHENIIGINDILRARRIECMRDVYIVQDLMETDLYKLLKTQMLSNDHTCYFLYQILRGLKYIHSANVLHRDLKPSNLLINTTCDLKICDFGLARIADPEHDHTGFLTEYVATRWYRAPEIMLNSKGYSKSIDIWSVGCILAEMLSNRPIFPGKHYLDQLNHILGILGSPTPDDLNCIINMKARNYLQSLPEKPKIPWNKLFPKADSKALDLLGRMLTFNPIKRITVEEALAHPYLEQYYDPTDEPVAEEPFTFTMELDDLPKEKLKELIFEETARFQATYQGS comes from the exons ATGGCGGATTCGAGCAACAGTGCTGCGGCGGCTGGAGCCACAGGCTCGAATACTGGCGCCTCCGGGGCTGTTGCGCCGGAGGGAGCGACTGGAGCTGCGGGGATCAAGCCCGTGTTGGAGGTGGTAAAGGGGCAGAACTTTGACGTTGGCCCCCGCTATGTCAACCTCTCGTACATCGGGGAAGGGGCCTACGGAATGGTTTG CTCGGCCCATGACGGCATGACGGATTCTCGCGTGGCCATTAAGAAGATCAGTCCATTTGAGCACCAGACGTACTGTCAGCGCACCCTGAGGGAGATCAAGATCCTGCTGCGGTTCCGCCATGAGAACATCATCGGCATCAACGACATCCTGAGGGCCCGCCGCATCGAGTGCATGAGGGACGT CTACATAGTGCAGGACCTGATGGAGACAGACCTGTACAAGCTCCTGAAGACCCAGATGTTGAGTAACGACCACACCTGCTACTTCCTGTACCAGATTCTGAGAGGCCTGAAGTACATCCACTCTGCCAACGTGCTGCACCGCGACCTCAAGCCCTCCAACCTGCTCATCAACACCACCTGTGACCTGAAG ATCTGTGACTTTGGGCTGGCACGGATAGCTGACCCAGAGCATGACCACACAGGCTTCCTGACAGAGTACGTGGCTACGCGCTGGTACAGGGCCCCCGAGATCATGCTCAActccaag GGCTACTCCAAGTCCATTGATATCTGGTCAGTGGGCTGCATCCTGGCTGAGATGCTGTCCAACAGGCCCATCTTCCCAGGGAAGCACTACCTGGACCAGCTCAACCACAtactgg GCATCCTGGGCTCTCCCACTCCGGACGACCTGAACTGCATCATCAACATGAAGGCCAGGAACTACTTGCAGTCTCTGCCTGAGAAACCCAAGATCCCCTGGAACAAGCTGTTCCCCAAGGCAGACAGCAAgg ctCTGGATCTGCTGGGCCGCATGTTGACCTTTAACCCTATCAAGCGCATCACGGTAGAGGAAGCCCTGGCTCATCCCTATCTGGAGCAGTACTACGACCCCACTGACGAG cctgTAGCAGAGGAGCCGTTCACCTTCACAATGGAGCTGGATGACCTGCCTAAGGAGAAGCTGAAGGAGCTCATCTTTGAGGAGACAGCCCGCTTCCAGGCCACCTACCAGGGCTCCTGA